Proteins encoded together in one Impatiens glandulifera chromosome 1, dImpGla2.1, whole genome shotgun sequence window:
- the LOC124922749 gene encoding methionine gamma-lyase-like, whose amino-acid sequence MEKTDATFSQGKKTNGSDDINLDDYINMKVATMPPTWEDPAAALANARHEFGEHGGVNMSIEASATFTVMEPETMRRMFAGELGADRDFFIYSRHFNPTVLNLGRKMAALEGTEAAYCTASGMSAISSVLLQLCRSGGHIVASRSLYGGTHALLANFLPRACNITTTFVDLSDLEAVKEAIVEGTTKLLYFEAVSNPTLAVANVPELSRIAHDKGAVVVVDNTFTPMVLSPARLGADVVIHSISKFVSGGADIIAGAVCGPASLINSMMNLHEGTLMLLGPTMNAKVAFELSERIPHLSLRMKEHCNRAMVYATRMKKLGLKVIYPGLEDHPDHLLLKSMANKEYGYGGLLCLDMETEERANKLMDILQNVTQFGLMAVSLGYHETLMSCSGSSTSSEMSAEARELAGISAGLVRMSIGYSGTLEQRWGQFEKALLKMKDY is encoded by the exons ATGGAGAAAACTGACGCTACCTTCTCTCAAGGAAAGAAAACCAATGGATCTGACGATATCAATCTAGATGACTACATCAACATGAAGGTCGCAACGATGCCGCCTACATGGGAGGATCCAGCGGCCGCGTTAGCCAACGCCAGGCACGAATTCGGCGAACACGGCGGCGTTAACATGTCGATCGAGGCGTCCGCGACCTTCACGGTTATGGAACCTGAAACAATGAGAAGGATGTTTGCCGGTGAATTAGGTGCCGATCGTGATTTCTTCATCTACAGCCGTCACTTCAATCCGACGGTCCTTAATCTTGGTCGGAAAATGGCAGCGTTGGAAGGAACAGAAGCGGCGTATTGTACGGCGTCTGGAATGTCGGCGATCTCGTCTGTTCTTCTCCAACTCTGCCGCAGCGGAGGACACATTGTGGCTTCTCGATCGTTGTACGGAGGTACGCATGCTCTATTGGCGAATTTCTTGCCTCGTGCTTGTAATATTACGACGACGTTTGTGGATCTGAGTGATTTGGAAGCGGTTAAGGAGGCTATTGTGGAAGGAACCACGAAATTGCTTTATTTTGAAGCAGTTTCGAATCCGACATTGGCGGTTGCTAATGTGCCGGAGCTTAGCCGGATTGCGCATGATAAGGGAGCGGTTGTGGTGGTTGATAACACTTTTACTCCGATGGTGTTATCGCCGGCGAGACTAGGTGCCGACGTTGTGATTCACAGCATCTCCAAATTCGTAAGCGGCGGGGCCGACATTATTGCAG GAGCTGTATGTGGGCCAGCCAGTCTTATAAACTCAATGATGAACCTCCATGAAGGAACACTAATGTTGCTAGGGCCAACCATGAATGCAAAGGTAGCATTTGAGCTATCTGAAAGGATTCCTCATTTGAGTCTTAGAATGAAGGAGCATTGTAACCGTGCTATGGTCTACGCGACCCGCATGAAGAAGCTAGGGTTAAAAGTGATCTACCCGGGCCTTGAAGATCACCCGGACCACTTACTCCTCAAGTCCATGGCGAATAAGGAATACGGGTATGGAGGATTGCTGTGTTTGGACATGGAGACTGAGGAAAGGGCTAACAAGCTGATGGACATTCTCCAGAACGTTACTCAGTTCGGGCTCATGGCTGTGAGCTTGGGGTACCATGAAACACTAATGTCGTGCTCGGGGAGCAGCACCAGCAGTGAGATGAGTGCAGAGGCGAGGGAGCTGGCGGGGATATCGGCAGGGCTGGTTAGAATGTCGATTGGATATAGTGGGACGCTGGAACAAAGGTGGGGACAGTTCGAGAAGGCacttttgaaaatgaaagattaTTAG
- the LOC124919512 gene encoding embryogenesis-associated protein EMB8-like, which translates to MARACLGSAATIRSIHNHRRPFLPSFSVQPIASASSIMPDSIKPHPSLEILGGATNSFLPALKILTDAYKPYPVIGWNRHIETIFASFFRNIPDVRFRRECLRMKDGGVVSLDWVSGDDLRLPSNSPTLILLPGLTGGSGDSYVRHMLMTARNNGWRVVVFNSRGCADSPVITPQFYSASFIEDLRQVVDHVGNRYSESNLYAVGWSLGANILVRYLGRETDGIHLSGAVSLCNPFNLVIADEDFRKGFNKIYDKALANSLCKIFKKHALLFEDMGGEYDIAMAANARTVKEFDEGLTRVSFGFKSADDYYLNSSSSDCIKYVRTPLLCIQAANDPIAPYRGIPFEDINENPNCMLIVTPQGGHLGWIAGSEGPLGAPWTNSVVMDFLVHLENGN; encoded by the exons ATGGCCAGAGCCTGCCTAGGCTCCGCAGCCACAATCAGATCCATCCACAACCACCGTCGCCCGTTTCTTCCCTCCTTTTCTGTACAACCAATTGCTTCCGCCTCCTCAATAATGCCAGATTCGATCAAGCCCCACCCATCACTGGAAATTCTAGGCGGAGCCACCAATTCATTCCTTCCTGCCCTGAAGATTCTAACCGACGCGTACAAACCTTATCCTGTCATCGGATGGAACCGTCACATAGAAACCATCTTCGCCTCTTTCTTCAGAAATATCCCCGACGTTAGATTCCGGCGTGAGTGTCTCCGGATGAAGGATGGCGGGGTCGTTTCACTAGATTGGGTTTCTGGAGACGATCTTCGTTTACCCTCTAATTCCCCTACCCTGATTTTGCTG CCAGGTCTTACCGGAGGAAGTGGTGATTCTTATGTAAGACATATGCTGATGACAGCAAGAAACAATGGCTGGAGAGTTGTTGTCTTCAACAGCCGTGGTTGTGCAGACAGTCCTGTCATCACTCCTCAG TTCTATTCAGCTTCATTTATAGAAGATCTTCGTCAAGTAGTGGATCATGTTGGTAACCGATACTCCGAATCGAATTTATATGCTGTTGGTTGGTCTCTAGGAGCAAATATTCTTGTTCGATACTTGGGTCGG GAAACAGATGGAATCCATCTCTCTGGTGCAGTATCATTGTGTAATCCTTTTAATTTAGTCATTGCAGATGAGGATTTTCGCAAGGGATTTAATAAGATTTATGACAAAGCTCTTGCAAATTCTTTGTGCAAAATATTTAAGAA ACATGCTTTACTCTTTGAAGACATGGGTGGTGAATATGATATCGCTATGGCAGCAAACGCGAGAACTGTTAAAGAATTTGACGAGGGATTAACAAGAG TTTCATTTGGTTTTAAATCGGCGGATGATTACTATTTGAACTCGAGTAGTTCGGATTGTATTAAATATGTACGCACGCCTTTGCTTTGCATACAGGCAGCGAATGATCCAATTGCTCCGTACAGGGGAATCCCTTTCGAAGATATTAAT GAAAACCCGAATTGTATGCTGATTGTTACGCCACAAGGCGGGCATTTGGGATGGATTGCTGGCAGTGAAGGCCCTTTGGGAGCTCCATGGACCAATTCCGTGGTAATGGATTTTTTGGTACATTTGGAAAACGGAAACTAA